One window of the Wolbachia endosymbiont of Encarsia formosa genome contains the following:
- a CDS encoding pitrilysin family protein, which yields MNVPQVTKLDNGLRIITERVHDVDSVALNIRVGVGSRAESTSQNGISHFLEHMAFKGTKTRTAFEIAKAFDDIGGAFNACTGRESTSYYAKVLKKDIKTGIDILIDILINSIFPEDELEREKGVVIQEIFQTNDSPSDIIFDKYFEAAYKDQPFGRSILGTQDTVKSFTRANLDNYINEHYFAENIIFAVAGNVEHEEVVQLIKDFLSKIHSKELKKSENASYTGGEYLEHRRLDQVHLLIGLPSVSRDDNRYHTFKVLDAILGSGMSSRLFQEVREKKGLAYSIYSFNSSYADTGMLSIFAGTDSSNLDKLLKAITTELKKLSTDDLKEEEVNRVKERVKSQILMSRESVSSRAETLGQYYGNYNKYISKNELIEKISAVTIYNIKKAAEELLSQHEKITLAAIGEINSLTSYDKVVSMLSVL from the coding sequence ATGAATGTACCACAGGTAACAAAATTAGATAATGGTCTGCGCATAATAACTGAGCGAGTGCATGACGTTGATTCCGTAGCTTTAAATATACGAGTTGGTGTTGGCAGTAGAGCTGAAAGCACAAGTCAAAATGGAATATCTCATTTCCTAGAGCACATGGCTTTCAAAGGAACGAAAACGAGAACTGCATTTGAAATTGCAAAAGCTTTTGATGATATAGGTGGAGCTTTCAATGCCTGCACCGGTAGGGAAAGCACCAGTTACTACGCAAAGGTTCTTAAAAAGGATATTAAAACTGGCATTGATATATTAATAGATATACTGATAAATTCTATATTTCCAGAAGATGAATTGGAACGTGAAAAAGGTGTTGTAATACAAGAGATTTTTCAAACCAATGATTCACCTAGTGATATCATTTTCGATAAATATTTTGAAGCAGCTTACAAAGATCAACCATTTGGTAGATCAATCTTGGGCACGCAAGATACTGTCAAATCTTTTACTCGAGCTAATCTAGATAACTACATAAATGAGCATTACTTTGCCGAGAACATTATATTTGCTGTTGCAGGAAATGTTGAACATGAGGAAGTTGTTCAATTAATCAAAGACTTTCTCTCAAAGATTCATTCAAAAGAGCTGAAAAAAAGCGAGAATGCAAGTTATACCGGTGGTGAGTATTTAGAACATCGTAGATTAGATCAAGTACATTTATTAATTGGTCTACCTAGTGTTTCTCGTGATGATAATAGATATCATACATTCAAAGTTCTTGATGCCATACTGGGAAGCGGAATGTCATCACGCCTATTCCAGGAAGTAAGAGAGAAGAAGGGGCTTGCTTACTCCATTTACTCATTCAACTCTAGCTATGCTGATACAGGAATGCTTTCGATTTTTGCTGGTACAGATAGTAGTAATCTAGATAAGCTTTTGAAAGCTATAACGACAGAGCTGAAAAAATTATCCACGGATGATCTAAAGGAAGAAGAAGTAAATAGAGTAAAAGAACGAGTAAAATCTCAAATTTTAATGTCACGTGAAAGTGTTAGCTCGCGTGCCGAAACGTTAGGACAATACTACGGCAACTATAATAAATACATCAGTAAAAACGAATTAATAGAAAAAATTAGTGCTGTTACTATTTACAATATAAAAAAAGCAGCAGAAGAATTGCTATCTCAGCATGAAAAAATTACTTTAGCTGCGATTGGAGAAATTAATTCACTGACAAGTTACGATAAAGTGGTTTCTATGCTTAGTGTACTTTAG
- the sdhA gene encoding succinate dehydrogenase flavoprotein subunit, translating into MDKSEYEIIEHEYDVVIVGAGGAGLRATLGMAATNFSVACISKIFPTRSHTVAAQGGISAALSNIAEDDWRWHAYDTIKGSDWLGDQDAIEYMCKNAAKAVIELENFGVPFSRTEDGKIYQRAFGGMTTHFGKGKSAQRTCAAADKTGHAILHTLYQQCLKFNAEFFVEYFVIDLIMDKGTCCGVIAWSLCDGTLHRFRAHSVVIATGGYGRVYFSATSAHTCTGDGNGMVVRAGLPLEDMEFVQFHPTGIYDSGCLMTEGCRGEGGYLVNSQGEKFMERYAPKAKDLASRDVVSRAMTIEIREGRGVGPKKDHMYLNISHLDPEVIKLRLPGISETAKTFAGVDVTKDPIPVIPTVHYNMGGIPTNYHGEVITLQKGKEEVVEGLFAIGEAACVSVHGANRLGSNSLLDLVVFGRAAALRAKEKLKPDTPHKKLHSDCTDLIVDRFNKMRFASGEFKVAKIRSEMQHTMQKYASVFRVAEVLEEGKKAMKEVAKMMPNIAVEDRSMIWNSDLVEALELANMIPQAVITVECAANRKESRGAHAREDFPERDDKNWMKHTIAWLKEEKSQVSVEIDYKKVAEKTLSDEIDFIAPEKRIY; encoded by the coding sequence ATGGATAAGTCAGAGTATGAAATCATAGAGCATGAGTATGATGTGGTGATAGTAGGTGCAGGTGGAGCAGGGCTTAGAGCAACACTTGGAATGGCTGCAACTAATTTTTCAGTTGCCTGCATTTCTAAAATTTTCCCTACACGAAGTCATACAGTTGCAGCGCAAGGAGGAATTAGTGCAGCTTTGAGTAATATTGCTGAAGATGACTGGCGCTGGCATGCATATGATACAATAAAAGGTTCAGACTGGCTTGGCGATCAAGATGCAATAGAGTATATGTGTAAAAATGCTGCCAAAGCTGTGATTGAACTTGAAAATTTTGGTGTACCCTTTTCTCGTACGGAAGATGGAAAAATATATCAGCGTGCCTTTGGTGGAATGACAACTCACTTTGGTAAAGGAAAATCGGCTCAGCGTACTTGTGCAGCAGCAGATAAAACTGGGCATGCAATTCTTCATACTCTATATCAGCAATGTCTTAAATTTAACGCTGAATTTTTTGTCGAATATTTTGTAATCGATTTGATTATGGACAAAGGGACATGCTGTGGGGTGATAGCTTGGTCGCTGTGTGATGGTACGTTGCATAGATTTCGTGCACATTCTGTGGTAATAGCAACAGGTGGTTATGGACGTGTTTATTTTTCTGCAACAAGTGCACACACCTGCACAGGTGATGGTAATGGCATGGTGGTGAGAGCTGGGTTGCCACTTGAAGATATGGAATTTGTGCAATTTCATCCAACAGGAATATATGACTCAGGGTGCTTGATGACGGAAGGATGCCGCGGTGAAGGTGGGTACCTCGTTAATTCTCAGGGTGAGAAGTTTATGGAACGTTATGCGCCAAAGGCAAAAGATTTGGCTTCTCGTGATGTAGTAAGTCGAGCAATGACAATTGAAATTAGAGAGGGAAGGGGAGTTGGGCCAAAGAAAGATCACATGTACTTGAATATATCTCATCTTGATCCGGAAGTAATAAAGCTCAGATTGCCAGGTATTAGTGAAACAGCAAAGACCTTTGCAGGAGTTGATGTTACTAAAGATCCGATACCTGTTATTCCAACTGTTCACTATAACATGGGAGGTATTCCAACCAACTATCATGGGGAAGTGATCACGTTGCAAAAAGGTAAAGAAGAAGTGGTAGAAGGATTATTTGCAATAGGAGAAGCGGCATGTGTTTCTGTACATGGTGCAAATCGACTTGGCTCTAACTCGCTTCTTGATCTTGTGGTTTTTGGTAGAGCTGCCGCGCTTAGGGCAAAAGAAAAATTGAAACCTGATACACCACATAAAAAATTGCATTCAGACTGCACAGACTTGATAGTAGATAGATTTAATAAAATGAGATTTGCTTCTGGAGAGTTCAAAGTAGCAAAAATACGAAGTGAAATGCAGCACACTATGCAGAAATATGCATCGGTATTCCGTGTTGCTGAAGTTTTAGAGGAAGGTAAAAAAGCTATGAAAGAAGTAGCAAAAATGATGCCTAACATTGCAGTTGAAGATCGCAGTATGATATGGAATAGTGATTTGGTTGAAGCGCTGGAGCTTGCCAATATGATTCCACAAGCAGTTATTACCGTGGAATGCGCAGCTAATCGCAAGGAAAGCAGGGGTGCTCATGCTCGTGAAGATTTCCCTGAACGTGATGATAAAAACTGGATGAAGCATACTATAGCATGGCTTAAAGAAGAGAAAAGCCAAGTTAGTGTAGAAATTGACTATAAAAAAGTTGCTGAAAAAACTCTGAGCGATGAGATTGATTTCATCGCCCCGGAAAAGAGAATTTATTAG
- a CDS encoding DUF2610 domain-containing protein, with protein sequence MTASIKKFTVQCDFKGQNSPFAIYIGDPKGDTHPIHHQDSWLAKERGGNIPNKVKESLQKLHKLSQENGISFSELCAYAITIVSNNDKKSDGK encoded by the coding sequence ATGACTGCATCCATAAAAAAATTTACTGTACAGTGTGATTTTAAAGGACAAAATTCGCCTTTTGCAATATACATAGGAGATCCAAAGGGTGATACTCATCCAATTCACCATCAAGATTCCTGGCTTGCAAAGGAGCGTGGAGGAAATATACCTAACAAAGTCAAAGAAAGTCTGCAAAAATTACACAAGTTATCTCAAGAAAATGGCATTTCTTTTTCAGAATTATGTGCATATGCTATCACTATAGTTAGCAACAATGATAAAAAAAGTGACGGTAAGTAG
- a CDS encoding zinc-ribbon domain-containing protein has product MKIQCHNCTKTYLVSRGQIGESGRKVKCTNCNHMWHEYLKEISNELYPQEKKASWRQNLALAFATVAGLCVIIVGGIFPGEVSKMYKAVSAYKDSISHKLGYKKVQTENSSARELVINEFYQDYLFLSNFRSS; this is encoded by the coding sequence ATGAAAATACAATGTCATAATTGTACTAAAACTTACTTAGTATCTCGTGGGCAAATAGGTGAGTCTGGAAGAAAAGTGAAATGTACAAACTGCAATCACATGTGGCATGAATATCTAAAAGAAATATCAAATGAACTTTACCCTCAAGAAAAAAAAGCTAGCTGGAGGCAAAATCTAGCTCTAGCTTTTGCAACAGTTGCAGGATTGTGCGTTATAATTGTTGGTGGTATCTTTCCAGGAGAGGTAAGTAAGATGTATAAAGCAGTTAGTGCATATAAAGATTCAATAAGCCATAAATTAGGATACAAAAAAGTGCAAACGGAAAATTCAAGTGCGAGAGAACTTGTTATAAATGAGTTTTATCAAGATTACCTTTTTCTATCTAATTTTAGATCTAGTTAA
- a CDS encoding superoxide dismutase, giving the protein MSFTLPELPYDKAALEPYISVKTLDFHYDKHHKGYLNKLNELVENTDYQHMESEELVTKVHGNNNTVPIFNNAAQVWNHTFYWNSMKKNGGRKPQDDGFLAKKIQDDIGGFDKFCEEFSNCGVSQFGSGWVWLVLEKGKLKITKTPNADLPLIYDQVPLLTMDVWEHAYYLDCQNRRIDYIKVFLDHLINWDFAEENLKKSI; this is encoded by the coding sequence ATGAGTTTTACTTTACCTGAGTTGCCATATGATAAAGCAGCTTTAGAGCCTTATATATCTGTAAAGACATTAGATTTTCATTATGATAAGCACCATAAGGGATATTTAAATAAACTCAACGAACTGGTTGAAAACACAGATTATCAACATATGGAAAGTGAGGAATTAGTAACGAAAGTTCATGGAAATAATAATACAGTTCCTATTTTTAACAATGCAGCACAAGTTTGGAATCACACTTTTTATTGGAATTCAATGAAAAAGAATGGTGGTCGTAAGCCTCAAGATGATGGTTTTCTAGCAAAAAAAATTCAAGATGATATTGGTGGTTTTGACAAATTTTGTGAAGAATTTTCAAATTGTGGAGTAAGCCAATTTGGTAGTGGATGGGTGTGGTTAGTTCTTGAAAAAGGGAAACTCAAAATCACTAAAACTCCAAATGCGGATTTACCGCTAATTTATGATCAGGTACCACTGCTTACTATGGATGTATGGGAGCATGCATACTATTTAGATTGTCAAAATCGTAGAATTGACTATATAAAAGTTTTCCTTGATCATTTGATTAATTGGGACTTTGCAGAAGAAAATTTAAAAAAGAGTATATAA
- a CDS encoding class I SAM-dependent methyltransferase, with amino-acid sequence MLTYIHELIDKSQGSISISNFMNAALYHKEYGYYMNKLPLGKDGDFITAPEISQLFGETIAVWIMNIWEKLGKPSKFSLVELGPGKGTLIHDVIRVTKKYSCFFSSMDIHLVEISPILQKIQKEKLKGLDINWHTDVDNLPNQPTIFFANELFDALPIDQFVYLDGQWYENRVTKQDNGSLSLLLQCSVPITGKGKLFNGAVVEVCLAGTEILNKLENKIVNNGGAALIIDYGYVYPSYKSTLQSIRQHKYTNFLENVGNSDITALVNFQALKDSLKHVDCETLTQREFLYLFGIKERAQALMENASNEQKNRIFSEFLRLTENMGTLFKVMLIHHL; translated from the coding sequence ATGCTTACTTATATACACGAATTAATTGATAAAAGCCAAGGATCAATATCCATCAGTAATTTTATGAATGCTGCTCTATATCATAAAGAGTACGGCTATTACATGAATAAATTACCACTTGGCAAAGATGGTGACTTCATTACTGCACCTGAAATTAGTCAGCTATTTGGTGAAACAATTGCAGTGTGGATAATGAATATATGGGAAAAATTAGGAAAGCCATCAAAATTTTCTCTAGTTGAACTTGGACCAGGTAAAGGAACACTCATTCATGATGTAATAAGAGTCACCAAAAAATATAGCTGTTTTTTTAGCTCAATGGACATTCATCTAGTTGAAATAAGCCCTATTTTACAGAAAATACAAAAGGAAAAATTAAAGGGATTAGATATTAATTGGCACACAGATGTCGACAACTTACCAAATCAGCCAACTATTTTTTTTGCAAATGAGTTATTTGACGCCCTTCCGATTGACCAGTTCGTTTATCTTGATGGACAGTGGTATGAAAACAGAGTGACAAAGCAGGATAATGGCAGTCTTTCGTTGTTACTTCAGTGCTCAGTGCCAATTACTGGAAAAGGAAAACTTTTCAATGGTGCAGTAGTGGAAGTATGCCTAGCCGGAACCGAAATATTAAATAAACTTGAGAATAAGATAGTCAATAACGGGGGAGCTGCCCTGATTATAGATTATGGTTATGTATATCCTTCATACAAGAGCACTTTACAATCAATAAGACAGCATAAGTATACTAATTTTCTTGAAAATGTCGGTAATAGTGACATCACTGCACTTGTGAACTTTCAAGCACTAAAAGATTCATTAAAACATGTAGACTGCGAGACTTTAACTCAAAGAGAATTTTTATATTTATTTGGTATAAAGGAAAGAGCACAAGCTTTAATGGAAAATGCAAGTAATGAACAGAAGAATAGGATCTTCAGTGAATTTTTAAGGTTAACTGAAAATATGGGTACTCTCTTTAAGGTAATGCTGATTCATCATTTGTAG
- a CDS encoding ankyrin repeat domain-containing protein, with protein MSIDLSVSVTNANKLDKYINKNEKQDKKDKQLYNIIERKVKKEKHKHEKPRSRDGTLKECKRLFKEGASPEVLTKLEESLREQEKYHRYYVQCFLPVLGEVIERSKRISNETKNQVISEVTKSCFSRYSKQDSGYGSDFEDKINGISDSDSDFEDGINGILDSDNDVQLLNAIQNGNNRKFRKYLKDCTNVSGITDEKGNNILHLIASLKKKQKLKFLDTLIKIANEKNLVQLVDSENQEGKTPFQVALINKIIKGKHDSHTIQDNDNTLKFLAKLLKYVASSDNLRLSTKELQYLKEEQKTYYCDFLEKLAKSVKKPELKSEIRTKIKEIISHTINTPDSNDNYQLHLAIKNKDEKSFKELLQKGADISLKDTDGNNALHHIALLRGKQKVICLKLISALVKERKISEDKLDEAIKATNRQGNTPLELALKKKAEKKSIEYLSQETIFDLATNYDNTTKFCAALLQNVANPDSLWLEDPELHTKKYYLTLRDLKDCSSTPQKAQEKAKELKEKLEEKYHCRTASKKCQSGIKKLGSGVKKGAYAVWKCIDPGRRASVLLAITVATTIITMVTLSCFQGQIAIGAALPIIAITGVVCLIFTLGLSEIRKSVKELTNDKQSRKDDHLAAKQPENITEQQNLANNSAEQEVQRSSNQSEHKESPATQMSYVSILRQFINKPDGLTNKFSFPGR; from the coding sequence ATGAGTATAGATCTAAGTGTATCAGTTACTAATGCAAACAAACTAGATAAATATATAAACAAAAATGAAAAACAAGATAAAAAAGACAAGCAATTGTATAATATTATAGAGAGAAAGGTAAAAAAAGAAAAACATAAGCATGAAAAACCAAGAAGTCGAGATGGAACACTCAAGGAATGTAAAAGGTTATTTAAGGAAGGCGCTAGTCCTGAAGTATTAACTAAATTAGAAGAATCGCTTAGAGAACAGGAAAAATATCACAGATATTATGTCCAATGTTTCCTTCCAGTGCTAGGTGAAGTAATAGAACGATCGAAAAGAATATCAAATGAAACAAAAAACCAAGTAATTTCTGAAGTCACTAAAAGTTGTTTTAGTAGGTACAGCAAACAAGACAGTGGCTACGGTAGCGATTTTGAAGATAAAATAAACGGAATATCAGATTCTGATAGCGATTTTGAAGATGGAATAAACGGAATATTGGATTCTGATAATGACGTTCAATTACTAAATGCAATCCAAAATGGAAACAACAGGAAATTTAGAAAATACCTAAAAGATTGCACAAATGTCAGTGGCATAACAGATGAAAAAGGAAATAATATTTTACACCTTATTGCATCGCTCAAAAAGAAACAAAAGCTTAAGTTTCTAGATACCTTGATAAAAATAGCTAACGAGAAAAATTTAGTACAACTTGTTGATAGTGAAAATCAAGAAGGAAAGACTCCTTTTCAGGTAGCACTAATTAACAAGATAATAAAAGGGAAACATGATTCTCACACAATCCAAGATAACGATAACACACTTAAGTTTCTTGCAAAATTGTTAAAGTATGTAGCCAGCTCTGACAATTTAAGATTATCTACAAAAGAATTACAATACTTAAAAGAAGAGCAAAAGACATACTATTGTGATTTCCTAGAAAAATTAGCAAAGTCAGTAAAGAAACCTGAGTTAAAATCAGAAATAAGAACAAAAATTAAAGAAATTATATCACATACCATAAATACTCCAGATAGTAATGATAATTATCAATTACATTTAGCAATTAAAAATAAAGATGAGAAATCCTTTAAGGAGTTATTGCAAAAAGGAGCAGATATTAGCCTGAAAGATACAGATGGTAATAATGCTTTACACCATATTGCCTTGCTGAGAGGGAAGCAAAAAGTTATATGCTTGAAATTAATATCAGCCTTAGTAAAAGAAAGAAAAATATCTGAAGATAAATTAGATGAAGCTATAAAAGCAACTAACAGGCAAGGCAATACACCTCTAGAATTAGCACTAAAGAAAAAAGCAGAAAAAAAAAGTATCGAATACCTATCGCAAGAAACAATTTTTGATTTAGCAACTAATTATGATAATACAACAAAGTTTTGTGCAGCATTATTACAAAACGTTGCTAACCCTGATTCTTTATGGTTAGAAGATCCAGAACTCCATACTAAAAAGTACTATTTAACTTTACGAGATCTAAAAGATTGTTCAAGCACTCCACAGAAAGCACAGGAGAAAGCTAAAGAACTAAAAGAGAAGCTTGAGGAAAAATACCACTGTAGAACTGCTTCGAAAAAATGTCAATCAGGCATTAAAAAGCTAGGTTCTGGTGTAAAAAAAGGAGCATATGCTGTATGGAAATGCATTGATCCGGGCAGGAGAGCTAGTGTATTGTTAGCAATCACAGTAGCAACTACTATTATTACAATGGTAACACTTTCTTGCTTCCAAGGACAAATTGCAATTGGAGCAGCGTTACCCATCATAGCTATAACAGGAGTGGTCTGTCTGATATTCACTTTGGGACTTAGCGAAATTAGGAAGTCTGTTAAGGAATTAACCAACGATAAGCAAAGCCGTAAAGATGATCACCTAGCTGCAAAACAACCTGAAAATATTACTGAACAACAAAATTTAGCTAACAACTCAGCAGAGCAAGAAGTACAAAGATCGTCAAATCAATCGGAGCATAAAGAAAGCCCAGCTACTCAAATGAGCTATGTATCAATACTACGTCAATTTATAAATAAACCAGATGGGTTAACTAATAAATTCTCTTTTCCGGGGCGATGA
- the tgt gene encoding tRNA guanosine(34) transglycosylase Tgt — MEKFSFRITKQSGSARVGTIKTPNGNIETPAFIFCATKAAIKAADIERIREAGTQIILSNTYHLMLQPGEDTVAKLGGLHKMMGWNGPMLTDSGGYQIFSLGHGSVSEEIKGIRQKQKTLIKINEDGAIFRSYINGKTYCLTPEKSIQIQQKLGADLILVLDECTPFHVSKEYTRKSMLMSHRWAERSLNEFEKNNDGKQALYGISQGGVYQYLRGESCDFINNLPFFGQAIGGSLGQSKEQMYDVVSFTMERLKKERPTHLLGIGGIVDIFRAVELGVDTFDCVHPTRLARHGGALVKVKNRDSISSKCKEHINLRNQRFELDNNPIESDCLCFTCIKHSRAYIHHLLKAKELLAYTLVTIHNVFFMNKLMESIRQAILNDRLDQEKNNWISEIPLHCELYT, encoded by the coding sequence ATGGAAAAGTTCTCGTTTAGGATAACCAAGCAATCAGGTTCTGCAAGAGTTGGCACAATTAAAACTCCAAATGGAAACATAGAAACACCGGCATTCATATTTTGTGCAACCAAAGCTGCCATTAAAGCTGCAGATATCGAAAGAATAAGAGAAGCCGGTACTCAGATAATACTTTCTAACACCTATCATCTAATGCTCCAACCAGGGGAAGATACCGTAGCAAAACTTGGTGGCTTGCACAAGATGATGGGATGGAATGGACCAATGCTAACTGATTCTGGTGGATATCAGATATTTAGTTTAGGACACGGATCAGTTTCAGAAGAAATAAAGGGAATAAGACAGAAACAAAAAACTCTGATCAAAATTAATGAAGATGGGGCAATTTTTCGTTCTTACATAAATGGTAAAACTTATTGTCTAACTCCTGAAAAGTCTATACAAATTCAACAAAAATTAGGTGCAGATTTAATCCTAGTTTTAGATGAATGTACTCCATTCCATGTCAGTAAAGAATACACAAGAAAATCAATGCTCATGAGCCATAGATGGGCTGAACGTTCTTTAAATGAGTTTGAAAAAAATAATGATGGCAAACAGGCGCTGTATGGAATTAGTCAAGGCGGAGTGTATCAATATTTACGTGGAGAAAGTTGTGACTTTATCAACAATTTGCCATTTTTTGGTCAAGCAATAGGTGGATCGCTTGGTCAGAGTAAAGAGCAGATGTATGACGTAGTTTCCTTTACTATGGAACGTTTAAAAAAAGAGAGGCCTACTCATTTGCTTGGTATTGGTGGAATTGTGGACATCTTTCGTGCAGTAGAGCTTGGTGTTGACACATTTGATTGCGTGCATCCAACTCGCCTCGCAAGACATGGTGGCGCGCTTGTTAAAGTAAAAAATAGAGATTCTATTTCTTCAAAGTGCAAAGAGCATATTAATTTGCGAAATCAACGATTCGAACTGGACAATAACCCAATTGAAAGTGACTGCTTATGTTTTACCTGCATAAAGCATTCAAGAGCTTATATACACCATTTACTGAAAGCTAAAGAGCTCCTGGCTTACACACTCGTTACCATTCATAACGTTTTCTTCATGAATAAGTTGATGGAATCAATAAGACAAGCAATATTGAATGATAGGCTAGATCAGGAAAAAAATAATTGGATTAGTGAAATACCGCTGCATTGTGAATTATATACCTAG
- the dapD gene encoding 2,3,4,5-tetrahydropyridine-2,6-dicarboxylate N-succinyltransferase — protein MYIINEKFATKKLQDEIENIWKDKEKLNDCNLKKAARLIIKEVIELLDNGKIRVAEKSSSGEWIVHKWIKQAILLHFLTAESKIIDNTNCWFDKIGSKFSEWNEEKFYQSKIRAVPGCFVRQSAYIGKNVILMPSFINVGAYIDSGTMIDTWSTVGSCAQIGKNCHISGGVGIGGVLEPVQAFPVIIEDNCFIGARSEVAEGVIIKEGSVLGMGVFIGGSTKIIDRETSKIFYGEVPPYSVVVPGSTPSKNNISTYCAVIVKKVDEKTRSKTSINEILRI, from the coding sequence ATGTATATAATAAATGAAAAATTTGCAACTAAAAAATTACAAGATGAGATAGAAAATATTTGGAAAGATAAAGAAAAACTTAACGATTGTAATCTAAAAAAAGCAGCAAGATTAATAATCAAAGAGGTAATTGAGTTACTTGATAATGGTAAAATTAGAGTAGCAGAAAAGTCATCAAGTGGAGAGTGGATAGTACATAAATGGATCAAGCAGGCAATATTATTACATTTTCTCACTGCAGAAAGTAAAATAATAGACAACACCAATTGCTGGTTTGATAAAATCGGTAGCAAGTTTAGTGAATGGAATGAGGAGAAATTTTACCAGTCAAAAATTAGAGCAGTTCCTGGATGTTTTGTCCGCCAATCTGCTTACATAGGTAAAAATGTTATTTTAATGCCAAGCTTTATCAACGTTGGTGCATATATTGATTCTGGTACAATGATAGACACCTGGTCAACAGTTGGTAGCTGTGCACAAATAGGAAAAAACTGCCATATTTCTGGAGGGGTGGGAATAGGCGGAGTTCTTGAGCCTGTTCAAGCTTTTCCAGTTATTATAGAGGATAATTGCTTCATTGGAGCACGCAGTGAGGTAGCCGAAGGTGTTATAATAAAAGAAGGATCAGTCCTTGGTATGGGGGTGTTTATTGGAGGATCAACAAAAATCATTGATAGAGAAACAAGCAAGATATTTTATGGTGAGGTGCCACCTTACTCTGTAGTTGTGCCAGGATCTACTCCATCTAAAAATAATATCTCAACCTATTGTGCAGTTATAGTAAAAAAGGTGGATGAGAAGACGAGATCAAAAACCTCTATAAATGAAATATTGAGAATCTAA